One window from the genome of Musa acuminata AAA Group cultivar baxijiao chromosome BXJ1-4, Cavendish_Baxijiao_AAA, whole genome shotgun sequence encodes:
- the LOC135650116 gene encoding chloroplast protein FOR GROWTH AND FERTILITY 2-like, which yields MERLISSSSSSSSSSIPSRTAALPQIPRLRPLLRLRSPADLKFGPWLTPRRDLKPPPVLVSKQKGPPLAVRWAQGEPRPAQLRDQFSGGREGGGGTVLDVVLLRKVARSAVIVLSAIVMAIIHPILAQPSFATVQSAAKPAGQLIRTELLTSAWTGFFAGCLHTLSGPDHLAALAPLSIGRSRIESAIVGALWGCGHDAGQVIFGLLFLTLKDRLHIEIIRTWGTRVVGFTLLIIGALGIREASEVPTPCVALDNGECLAEPLDASSSGKKQIGFATFATGIVHGLQPDALMMILPALALPSRVAGAAFLCMFLVGTVFAMGSYTVFIGTCTEALKERVPRITEKLTWAASLVAISMGLAILISQFFGFSLY from the exons ATGGAGAGGCttatctcctcctcttcctcctcctcctcctcctctatccCCTCTCGGACAGCGGCTCTCCCGCAGATTCCCAGGCTTCGTCCTTTGCTCCGCCTTCGGTCCCCCGCCGATCTAAAGTTCGGCCCTTGGTTGACGCCGCGTCGGGATCTGAAGCCCCCGCCCGTGCTCGTCTCCAAGCAAAAAGGGCCGCCTCTTGCTGTCCGTTGGGCACAGGGGGAGCCACGGCCAGCTCAGCTACGTGACCAATTCTCCGGAGgacgagaaggaggaggaggaacagtATTGGATGTGGTTTTACTTCGAAAG GTTGCTCGCTCTGCTGTAATTGTCCTTTCAGCAATTGTAATGGCAATAATCCATCCGATTCTGGCACAACCCTCTTTTGCGACAGTGCAATCTGCTGCCAAACCGGCTGGACAACTTATTAGAACTGAGTTGTTAACTAGTGCTTGGACTGGCTTTTTTGCTGGTTGCTTGCACACGTTATCTGGCCCTGACCATCTTGCTGCCTTAGCTCCATTATCCATTGGAAGATCAAGGATAGAGAGCGCTATAGTTGGAGCCCTTTGGGGATGTGGCCACGATGCTGGTCAAGTGATTTTTGGTTTGCTGTTTCTCACGCTCAAAGATCGTCTACACATTGAGATCATCCGCACATGGGGAACCAGAGTTGTCGGTTTTACTCTGCTCATCATAGGTGCTCTTGGAATCAGGGAGGCATCCGAGGTGCCTACTCCCTGTGTTGCTCTAGATAACGGGGAGTGCCTTGCGGAGCCGTTAGATGCCAGCTCCAGTGGGAAGAAACAGATTGGATTCGCAACTTTTGCCACCGGCATTGTGCACGGTCTACAGCCCGATGCACTCATGATGATCTTGCCAGCGCTGGCGCTTCCATCACGCGTGGCTGGCGCCGCTTTCTTATGCATGTTTCTCGTCGGCACCGTGTTTGCAATGGGGAGTTACACGGTATTCATCGGAACATGCACAGAAGCACTGAAAGAAAGGGTTCCTAGGATCACAGAGAAACTAACTTGGGCTGCTTCACTCGTAGCAATATCCATGGGACTTGCTATTCTAATTAGCCAGTTCTTTGGCTTCAGCCTGTATTGA